CCGACCCCTGCTGGAGTCCGGGAGGATGTCCTTGAATTCCTTCGGGCGGACTGGGATGGCTGGATCGGCCGGCATTTCAACAACCTCGAAGCGGACGGTGGAGAAATCCCGCTTTGGGTGATCACACGCTACGAGGAACAGTATGGCAACTGGGGTTACGAAGGGGAAGGCTTTGTCCTGATCAACGATCTGTCTGAAGAGATCGTCATCCTCTCGGAAGAAGCCATGGATGTGACGGATCCTTCGATTCATGTGAGCTTTACAGAACGGGGGCAAGAGGCTTTCGGGCTCCCGGACAGTCCGCATTATGCCTACTGGTTCGACATTTTGGCTTACGATCACCCGGGTGATGTACTTGCCTATTATGACTGGGAATTAAACGATCAGGGAATCGATAAGCTTGATGAGTACGGAATCCCGACACAGTTTCCGGCGATTCTCCACCATGAGCGTAACGATGCTCAGGTGTATTACTTTGCCGGCGACTATGCGGATGTTCCGGACATGCCCGCCTTCCATCAGTACAGCTGGTATCCGAATATCCGCTCTCTCCTCTCCATCGGAGCCGTTGAAGCGGAAACCCGTTTCTTCTGGCGCACCTATGCCCCGATGATGATCACCCTGTTCGATCAGTTTCAGAACGGCGGAGATCGTCACGAGGTGAGTGAGCCTCAGGATACGACTGTCCTCCAGGCAGATCAGGACGGCATCCGTTATCCGGCAAGGGTGAACGGCCCCGATTTCGAAGTGTACAAGGACGGAGAGTGGGAGCCGTTTCTCTTCAAAGGCATCAACATGGGCATGGCCAAACCCGGGGTCTTCCCGGGAGAAGCGGCGATCACCCGGGATGAATATGACCGCTGGTTCGAACAGATCGGTGAGCTCAATGTCAACGTAATCCGGAACTACACGTTGCATCCGCCGGCCTTTTATGAAGCCCTCCATGATTACAACCAGGAAGCCGATGAACCGCTCTACCTGCTCCATGGGGTCTGGATTGACGAAGAGCCTCTCGAAGAAACCCTCGATGCCTTCACCCCAGAGATCACAGAAGAATTTCAAGAGGAGATCCGAACCATTGTCGATGTCATTCACGGGAACGCTGTTGTAAATCCTGAGCCTGGTCATGCTTCCGGGATTTATTCGAGAGACATCTCTCCTTACGTGATCGGATGGGTACTTGGCATCGAATGGTACCCGGTCATGGTCGATCAGATGCTTCAGGACTATCCGGATCTCGGTGATTACAGTGGTGACTTCGTCTTTACCGAATCCGCTGAGCCAATGGAAGTATGGATGGCGGATCAGTTTGAGTTCCTGATGGATTACGAAATCGACGAATATGAAAGCATGAGGCCGTTAAGTTTCACAAACTGGGTAACAACGGACAACATCGATCAGCCGGCAGAGCCGAACCTCGAAGAAGATATGGCCACTGTCAATCCGAATACGATCCGTCTGAGAGAGGGACCGGATGAAGTCGGTATGTTCGCTTCGTATCACGTTTATCCGTATTACCCGGATTTTCTGAACATCGAAGAAAGCTACACCGAATTTATCGATCACAGGGGTGAACCGAATAATTACGCAGGCTATTTGCGTGATTTGGAGGACGCCCACGAGATCCCGGTTCTCGTCGCGGAATTCGGCATTCCCGCTTCAAGAGGACTGACCCACCGTAATCCATTCGGCTGGAATCAGGGGTTCATCGAAGAAACGGAACAAGGAGAGATTCTCATCCGGCTGTATGAGGACATTGTGGAGACCGGTATGCTCGGCGGACTGATCTTCACCTGGCAGGATGAATGGTTCAAACGGACCTGGAATACAATGGACTATGACAATCCGGACCGGCGTCCGTTCTGGTCCAATGCCCAGACGAACGAGCAGCACTTCGGGCTATTGAATTTTGACCGGCTTAAAGTAAAGGTCAACGGTATCGATGACTGGACCGACGGCCAAACGATCATCGACAGACCGGACGGCCGCATGACGAACCTGACGGTGGATCATGATGAACGGTATCTGTATATCAAGAGTGAATTCAGTGAAATGGATAACGCATTCTGGGATGATCATCAGTTTGAGATGTATGTCAGTACGAGGGAGAATGAAGGTATTGATGTCACACTCCCGGTTCGTGATGAGACAATGAAAGCTGATTTTCATCTGACAATCGACGGCCGTGACGATGCGTCAATCCGTATTGCCGGCAACTATGATTCCTTTTTGTATGATTACAGCGAAGACGGCTTCACCGATGAGCTGCTTACGCTCGATTCCGAATTTCATCCGATCCGACTCGCCTTAAACCGTGAACAGATGAGACCGGACACTGAAGAGATCCTGCCGTTTGAGGCTTATGAAGCAGGCGAACTCCGATTTGGCATCGGAGATCCGGCTCACGAGGAGCATGATTCGCTTTCTGATTACTATTTCAGTGAAGAAACCGGCATTCTGGAGATCCGGATTCCGTGGATGCTCTTAAATGCAAGAGATCCGAGTCAACGGGAGTTTATGGGTAACGTATTTGAAGACGGCACAGATGCATCTGTTTTTATTGACGGAATCGACCTTGTGGCGATGCTGATGGAAGATGACACGGCCGTTGCCTCTTCGATGCCTGTTTTCCGCTATGAGTGGGAAACCTGGGACCTCCCTCAGTATGAAGAACGCCTGAAAGATTCCTATCACATCGTCCAGGAATTCTTCCGGACGGTTGATCAATAATCATTGAAAAATCCGCATGAACGCTCAACCGGCGTCCATGCGGATTTTTGCTTTTGTTATGGTATTGACCTCTCCGGTCAATTGGCATCTTTGGAGATGCCCTTGCGTGTCATTTGTCCCCATTCTGCCTTTTTCTTCAGTGTCATGACAAGCCCCTCACAGCGCCAGTACACCATCAGAGGACGGTACCAGAATGATTCGGTCAATGCCCAAAGGTAGAGCACAACAAGACTTTTTGCATTCGGATATTTATGATACGTCATCTCTTCAAGCAGAATAGCCAGAGATGACAGTAAAGATCCGTAGGTGACGGTCACCACAAACATCACCGCGGCAATTTCGATGGAGATGAGGGAAAAAATCACGCCGAGAATTAAGACGAGATACCCGATCAGTTCAAAGACCGCACTCAATAGTTCCACAAACAGATAGTAAGGCATGGAAAAGAGGCCGATGCCCCTGTATTTCGGATTGAGCATCATTTTCTTATGCGTCCACAGCGTCTCAGCAAGCCCCCTCTGCCATCGCTTCCTCTGTGATCGCAATATGGCCGTCGTGGCAGGAGCTTCTGTCCAGCAAACCGGATCCTGGATGTATTCGATTCTCTGGTCAGATTTCTCATCCTTGATCGAACGGTGCATTCTGACGATCAGTTCCATATCCTCACCGACTGTCTTTGGATTATAACCGCCGACTTTAATGACCCGGCTTTTCTCGAAGACGCCGAATGCACCGGAAATAATCAGAAGAATGTTCATCCGGCTTAAGCCGAGCCTGCCAATGAGGAAAGCCCGAAAGTATTCGACGATCTGCAACAGGACGATCGGTTCTTTGGGCAATCCGACCTTCTCAACCTGACTGTGCACAATGTTCGAACCGTTGGCAATTCGAACGGTTCCGCCAGTTGCCGTTACTTTGCCGTTTGAATCAATAATCGGTTTCATCGTCTTCAAGAGCGCATCCTGATCGAGAATCGAATCACCGTCAATCGCTGCAAAATACGGATACTTCGAAAAGTTAATCCCCGCATTCAACGCATCAGCCTTGCCTCCGTTCTCTTTGACAACCAAAAAGATATGCGGGTACAGTTCGGACTGATAGGCACGCTTAACCTCTCCGGTGTCAAAATATTTCCGCATGGCAAGGTCAATCTTCTTCATGGAAAACTGTTTGATGACCTTTTCACTTGTTGCATCCTTCGAGCCGTCATCAATGACGATCACTTCGTACTGCGGGTAATTCAGGGCGATCATCGACCGGACGGTTGAGACGATGCCAACCTCTTCATTATAAGCCGGAATGAGAATCGAAACCGGGAACGTATCCTGATTGACGGCGATCTCTTCGATCTGTTCCGTGCGGTTCAGGGTGCTCTCTTTTTTGATCCGGGGACCGGCAATAATAAAGAGTAGGATATAGGTCGAACCGACGGCAATCATATAAAAAATGATCACGTAGGCGAGGAGCTCCATGACCGTTGAAACATTATCCCACATGGGCCTGTCCCCCCCTTCATCGTCAGCGTCTGTAATGCCATGTCTCTTGCATAGCCGTCTTCATGGTTCTCGGCCATGTCCCTTAAAACAGATTCGCCATCATTGAACATGCCAATCGCTTCACATGCGGCGAACCGGACCCACCATACATTGTCTCCGGCAAGATGCTTCAGAAAGTCAATGAACTCTTCAAGGTTCATGATTCCCGCCAGTCTCGCTGCATACATCCGCTCTTCCCAATAAGACGAATTGAAGAATGACGGCATCACCGAGGGATCAGAGATGTACTGATAATTGCACAGGCTTTTAAAGGCCTTGATTCGCATTTCCAATCGGTCATCCTCAAGTTTCGATTCCACGAATGGGAGGAATTCATAAAGACCTGCCTCCCCGCAGTGGATCACGAATGCTTCTTCAAGCACCGCAGGTACGTCTTCACGACTTTCACCGGATCTCTCAGCAAGACGCCTGAGTGAGTCCGTGGAGACACGGCGAATCAGCTCTTTGGCAAAGCCAAAGGATAGCCTGTCCTCATACAGAAGAAAATCCACGACCCGTTCATCCTGAAAGCCGGCCAACACCCGCAGTGCCTGCCGGTACTCTTCATCATTGTGCTCCAGTTTCTGAAGATGTTCCCAGACTGCGTCATTCAGGTTTTTCATATGGAAGTCCTGGATAAAATACAGGGTATTCACCCTGTCAGCCCATTTATCTTTCAAAAGGCTTCTTCGGTAAACCTCTGACAGATGCAGTTCGGCAATGTCCTGGATCCTCGCGTGCTGATCGGGGTCAGACGTCTTCCCACCAACTTCATTCAACAGTCGCTCGAGCACTTCTCTTTTTAGCGCCTGCGATTTCGGAAGCCTTGGCTCATAAGTCTGTTCACCGGTTATATAGGACAAATAGGCGGACAAATTTTTCGAAAAGAGATGCTCCACCTTTTCCTCAAATCGTCTCTCTTTTGTTTTTTTCTGAATAATGTAACCAAGCACCAAGAGTTGAACCCCTAAGAGAACCGCCGCTGTCATGAGAGCCGCCATGATCATAGTGCATTCAACCTTTCAAACAGCCGGTCCAGTCTTGCGCCGACTTCTCTGACGTTAAAGGGCTTGACCATATAATCATCGGCCCCGAGTGACAATGCACGGGCCACTTCCCTGTCACCCTTTCTTCCTGTGAGCATGGAGATGACGATGTTGGACTGGCCGTACTCATTGCGCACCCGCTGCAGGGCTTCAATCCCGTCCATCTTCGGCATAATCCCGTCGAGAAGCACGATGAACTGCCGGTCTTTTTCATACCAGTCGCCTTCGACAAAAGACAGCCCGTCTGGGTAGGTTTTCACCATCAGAGGACGGCCCGCAATGACTTTCCGTTTCGTAAAGTGATGCGTCAGCATCTCTCTGACGACACGGTCATCATCCACAATGATAAGCACGATCTCATCATTCACCTGATCCTGCTTCGATTCCATTGAATAGAGAGAAATGGTCCGTCCGCCTCGCCGTTTCGCCAAACGGAGGGCTTTTTCCGCATGAAAGATCGTCTTTTTCGGCGGTTCCGCTTCTTCACCCGCCTCGGCAACACCTGCTGAGAACGTCATACCTGAAGGTAATGCGTCATCCTGGTCAATAAGCGCCGTAAACGTGTCCTCCGCCCTGTCAAGAACGGCTTTTACGTCCTGTTCCGTTCCTTCAGGTGAAAGAAGGACAAACTTGCCTTTATACATACCGATCAAGTCCTGTTTCCACTTTTCTCTCATAATGGCTTCAACAAGTTTGACCGACAACAGGTCATTCACCTGGTAATCATAAGGATCTTTGTTCGTTTCAGGGTAATCCGTCCTGATCATGGCAACACTGTAGCCCTTCAGGGTCGCTGCTGCATGCCGTTTATGGAGCTTTATCAGTTCTCTTTCAATGGCATTCCGGTTATAGGCACCGGTCAGGTCATCCATCGTGATTTGTGCCTTTACCATGCGGCTCATGCGGATCCGATTTTGGATCAGCGAAACAAAGACACGTTTGTCAAACGGCTTAACCAGGACGTCCGGTACCCCTGAATCATACAGCTCGGCTATTCGCTCAGCTTTTCCGTCGTGAATAGTCATCACAAGGGGGATTGACTCGGAAAGGATCCGGTCTCTCGCCTCTTTGCAAACTGTCTCCTCAGCTTCTTCACAAATCTGTTCATCAACGATCACCAGAGCCGGGTTCATCGAATCAAGGAGTTCGATCCCTTTCTGAACAGTGAGGGCGATCCCGGTCTGCACAGCGTGCTGATCGAGCAGCTGCTTCATGTCCGTCTGATACGTGGTATCCGGATCCACAATCAGTACAACAGGCAAATCCGGAACAGTCAAGTCATTCATCTTCAATTCGGCCTCATTCTGCATTGTCTGCCTTACTTCGCGCGGGGATAAGGGCTGATCTCCGGACACCGCTCCCTTCAGATCCAACAGATGCGGCAACCAGTCGTCTTCAAACCATTTCTTATTGATTTTGCGGTCAAATACCCTCTCGAGCCGGTGTCTGATGAACGATGCTGCGTCTGTCCGTTCAAACTTGTCGGCAGTCTCAAGGAACTGATCGAAGTAACGGATCAGTTCCTGTTCAGTAATGTACGGCCGCTGTCTCCATTCCAGTATGGTTGCCTCCACCTGATTCAACATGATTCGTTCATACCTGCCAGCCAAAATGATTCACTCCCTGCGTCTTCGTATTGAAAAAGCGGTACCCTCCGCCTTTTCTCCCTGCTTTGAGACTTATTCTACTTATTTCTCTTCCCATTATCCAACAAGATTACACGATTTCTTCACTATCATTAAAATTTACAGGAATAGAGCCCCATAGAACAGGGCAAACAAAATGACGTAGGCAGGGTGAATCTTTCTGATTTCGAGCAGGACATAGCTCACACCCATAATCAGCACCGTCTGAATCCAGCCGCTTTCATCAAGGGAATCGCCGATGAAGCGGAACGTCATAACCCCTAAGAGGACAGCGATCGTCGGCCTGACGATCGAAGAGAGCATCTTCACTTTCGGTGAATCCTTGTATTTCATCAGGAGACTGATGAGCAGAATCATCAGAATCAGAGACGGGATGACCATCGCGCCAAGGGCCACGACAGCACCCATGATCCCGGCTTCCTGAAAGCCGACAAAACCGGCCATCTTCGTTGCAATCGGGCCCGGAAGCGCATTGCCGAGCGCGATCATCTCCGCAAACTCCCCGCTCGTCATCCACTCATAGCGGTGAACGACTTCGTACTCCACGAGGGGAATCGTCGCCGGTCCGCCGCCGTAGCCGAGAATACCCGGCAGTAAAAAAGCCAAAAACAGTTCCCAATAAATCATGCCTCCTCACCTTCTTTCTTGCGCCCCGTCGGCTTTGTAAGAACGAAGATGATCAATGCGGCAATCACGATTGCCGGATGGACGCCTGCGAGCTGAATCAGCAAGACGGACGCCACAATCAGAAGCGTCACCTTCAGCCAGCCGAGATCTTTGTTGGATTTCTCAATAAATCCCCAGGTCAGGACACCGAGGAGCACGGCCACGACCGGTATGACGCCCCGCGTCATCCCCTGAACCCAGCCGAGATCCCGAAAGGAACTGAGCGTCGCCAGCAGGAGAATCATCAGGATCACTGTCGGCAAGACGGACGCGGCGAGGGCATTGAGCATGCCAGGTATGCCGGAAACCCGGTAGCCCACGTAACCCGCGAGCTTTGTTGCGATCGGCCCCGGAAGGGTGTTGCCCATTGCCAGCATGTCGGAAAATTCGTCATCCGTCATCCATTTATAATTCTCCACCACTTCTTTTTGAACGAGTGGAATGGCGGCGGGGCCTCCCCCGTAGCCGAGGAGCCCCACCCGTAAAAATGCAAAAAACAAATGTTTATGTGTCATCGTAACAAAGCACCTTTCCCATGCGATTCGCTGTTAATAGACTGCGATGGCCCCGTCGGTTCTCGATTCGGTTCCACCTGCCAACACTCCGGTTTTCGGATCCCGCCAAATAATCTGCCCGCGGCCGAAGGCGCCGTCATGAGCGGCGATCTCCACCTTGTGTCCCCTTCTCAACAGGCCGTTCACAATATGTTCAGGCACAGTCTGTTCAAGCTGCACGCTCTTGCCCTTCAGCCACTGCCAGCGCGGTGCATCGAGGGCTGCCTGCGGATTCAGCTTAAAGTCCACGGTATTCATCACCATTTGCATATGCCCCTGAGGCTGCATGAATCCGCCCATGACACCGAATGGTCCGACGGCTTCGTCACCTTTCGTCATAAAGCCTGGAATGATCGTGTGATACGTTCTTTTCCCTGGCTTCAGTGCGTTGTCGTGAGTCGGATCGAGGCTGAAGTTATGGCCGCGGTTCTGCAGGGCAATCCCGGTTCCGGGCACGACCACACCCGAGCCGAAGCCCATGTAGTTGCTCTGAATAAAGCTGACCATGTTGCCGTCTTTGTCCGCAGCTGCAAGATAGACCGTTCCGCTTGAAGACGGATCGCCGGGCTTCGGTTCCATCGCTTCGCCCTTAATCTCCGAACGTCGTTCACGTGCGTAGCTGTCACTCAGCATCGAAGAGACGTTCTGCGTCATGTCTGACGGTTCTGTGATGTAGTGCAGGCCGTCGGTGAAGGCCTGCTTCATCGCTTCGATCTGATAGTGAAAGGTCTGATCGGTATCGCGCGTGGCGAAGGTATCATCCTGCAGGGTCTTCAGTGCCATGAGGGCAATCATGCCCTGTCCGTTCGGCGGGATCTCCCAGACGTCATAGCCTTTGTAATTGACCGAAACCGGTTCCACCCACTCCGGCTGAAAGGAGGTCAGGTCTTCCTTACGGAGATAGCCGCCCTGTGCCCTGGACGCCGCATCAATCCGGTCAGCCAGTTCGCCGCTGTAGAAGGCTTTCGCATCTGTTTTTGCAATGGCTTCAAGGGTTTTGGCATGGCCCTCGGATTGCCAAAGGTCCCCGGCCTGCGGCGCTTCTCCGCCCGGAGCGAACGTCTCAAACCAGGCGCTGAACTCCTCTGACGTCAACGTTTCTTTAAACCGCTTTGCTGCATTGTTCCAGAAAAAAGCAAGCACCGGTGACAAAGGATAGCCGTCTCGTGCATGACGGATGGCCGGTTCAAACAGCTCCTTAAACGGCAGTTTGCCAAAGCGTCTTGACAGCTCCGCCCACGCGGCCGGTGTACCTGGCACCGTGACAGGTGTCCAGCCAAAGGCCGGCATCTCTTCAGTGATGCCCTTCTCCTTCAATACGTCGATGGAGAGCGCCTCAGGTGCCGGGCCGCTGCCGTTGAGCCCGTAAAGTTTTTTGTCATCGTGGATCCAGACGAGGGCAAAGGCGTCACTTCCGATTCCGTTGGACGTCGGTTCCGTCACCGTCAGGCATGCAGCCGTTGCAATTGCGGCATCGACGGCGTTGCCGCCCTTTTTCAGCATGGTGAGGCCTGCCTCTGCGGCGAGGGGCTGACTCGTTGCGACCATCCCGTTTTTGGAGTAGGTCACCTGGCGTTTCGCTTTATACGGATTGTGCTGTGCATCAAACATCATCGTCATCATCCTCCTGTTGGTGTGTCTTTGTTTAAAAATTGGAGCGGGACTGGCCGCCGTCGACATTCAGGGTCGCACCGGACACCCATCTTGCCCGGTCCGAAGCGAGAAAGACGACGACGTCCGCCACTTCCTCGACCGTACCGAAGCGGCCTGCAGGAATCTGGTCTTTGACAAACTGATTGATCTTCTCCGGTGTTTCATCAAGGCGCTTTTGCCAGTTGCCTGTCGGATGCAAAATCGAACCCGGGGCAACGCCGTTGACCCGGACGCCGTCTTTGATCAACTCGTCCGCGAACGATTTGGTAAAACTGATCATCGCCGCCTTTGCCGCATTATATGTAGGCTTTCCGCCTGATTCTCGGCCGAAGATTGAGGAGATATTGACGATCGATCCGCTCCCGGCTTCCTTCATGGCCGATGCCGCCATCTGGCTGAAATGAACAGCGGACAGATAGTTCAGCTCAAGGGCATCCCTGAAGAGATCCACATCCGTCTCCATCGACGTCGATCCGCTGCTGCCGCCGGCATTGTTGATCAGGATATCGATCGTCCCGAGGGTATCCGTGAACCAGTCCATGACCTGTTCACGGGCCTCCCGGTCCATGAGATCAGCGCTCATCGTCACAAGTTCCGGCGTCTCTTCCTTCGCCTGCCTGAGCGCTTCTTCCCCTCTTGCCACAATGGCGACATTGGCTCCCTCCGCCACAAAGGCTTTGGCAATGCCCTTGCCGATTCCCTTTGAACCTCCGGTTACGAGCACATTTTTTCCTTGAAGTCGCAGTTTCATCACTCATTCTCCTTTCTGTTGTCAGCTTCTCTTGCCAATCACTTCTTCTGCAATGGTTCCGTCTATGATCTTCTGATGCGAGACGGAAAACGGATAGTAGGTCAACTCTTCAGGCGGCATCATTAATTCGTCACCCGAAAGACTGACCCGGTTCTTTAATCGTACAAGAAAAACATCCATTTCCCAAACAATATGTGAAAAAACATGCCTGACCTGCTGGGTATGTGTCACATGATCGACGGCAATGCCACTGTATCTCTTTGTCAGCGCGTCAATCAGCGCTTCTTCGCCGGATTGCTCATCACTTTCAATCATCGGGAACTCCCACATGTTTGCGAGAAGGCCTGTTTCAGGCCGTTTTTGAATCAGGACACGTCCGTCGGCGTCGACGATGACAGTGGTTTGCCAACGCTCCGTTCGCGGCGGTTTCTTTTTTGCTTTCACGGGAAGGAGGGATTCCACACCTTCAGCTCTCGCATGACAGTGTGACACGACCGGACACGTCAGGCATTGCGGGTTCTTCGGTGTACAGACCGTCGCCCCGAGCTCCATCAGCGCCTGATTGAAATCTCCTGCATCCTCTGTCGGGATGAGATCCCGGAGAATGTTTTCGATCTGGATCCTGGCCTTCGGTTTTGCGATGTCGTCATACAGTGTCAAAAGCCTTGACATGACACGCATCACATTGCCATCCACTGCAGGGACCGGTTTTCCGTATGCAATGGAAAGAATAGCGCCTGCCGTATAAGGCCCGATTCCTCTGAGAGACCGGATTTCCTTTTCCGTATCCGGCACTTTTCCTCCGTAATCTGCCGTCACTTCTTTCACTGCAGCCTGCAGATTCCGTGCCCTGGAATAATAGCCGAGTCCTTCCCAGACTTTCAGTACATCCTCCTCGGCCGCTTCCGCGAGGGCCTCCGGAGTCGGGAAGAGACTGATAAAGCGGTTGAAATAGGGAATGACCGTTTCCACGCGTGTCTGTTGGAGCATGATCTCAGAGACCCAGATCTTATAGGGATCCTGGTCTTTTCGCCATGGAAGATCCCGGTTGTCCGCCTGATACCAGGTGAGTAAAT
This genomic window from [Bacillus] selenitireducens MLS10 contains:
- a CDS encoding glycosyltransferase family 2 protein, whose product is MWDNVSTVMELLAYVIIFYMIAVGSTYILLFIIAGPRIKKESTLNRTEQIEEIAVNQDTFPVSILIPAYNEEVGIVSTVRSMIALNYPQYEVIVIDDGSKDATSEKVIKQFSMKKIDLAMRKYFDTGEVKRAYQSELYPHIFLVVKENGGKADALNAGINFSKYPYFAAIDGDSILDQDALLKTMKPIIDSNGKVTATGGTVRIANGSNIVHSQVEKVGLPKEPIVLLQIVEYFRAFLIGRLGLSRMNILLIISGAFGVFEKSRVIKVGGYNPKTVGEDMELIVRMHRSIKDEKSDQRIEYIQDPVCWTEAPATTAILRSQRKRWQRGLAETLWTHKKMMLNPKYRGIGLFSMPYYLFVELLSAVFELIGYLVLILGVIFSLISIEIAAVMFVVTVTYGSLLSSLAILLEEMTYHKYPNAKSLVVLYLWALTESFWYRPLMVYWRCEGLVMTLKKKAEWGQMTRKGISKDAN
- a CDS encoding HEAT repeat domain-containing protein — translated: MIMAALMTAAVLLGVQLLVLGYIIQKKTKERRFEEKVEHLFSKNLSAYLSYITGEQTYEPRLPKSQALKREVLERLLNEVGGKTSDPDQHARIQDIAELHLSEVYRRSLLKDKWADRVNTLYFIQDFHMKNLNDAVWEHLQKLEHNDEEYRQALRVLAGFQDERVVDFLLYEDRLSFGFAKELIRRVSTDSLRRLAERSGESREDVPAVLEEAFVIHCGEAGLYEFLPFVESKLEDDRLEMRIKAFKSLCNYQYISDPSVMPSFFNSSYWEERMYAARLAGIMNLEEFIDFLKHLAGDNVWWVRFAACEAIGMFNDGESVLRDMAENHEDGYARDMALQTLTMKGGTGPCGIMFQRSWSSSPT
- a CDS encoding response regulator; the protein is MAGRYERIMLNQVEATILEWRQRPYITEQELIRYFDQFLETADKFERTDAASFIRHRLERVFDRKINKKWFEDDWLPHLLDLKGAVSGDQPLSPREVRQTMQNEAELKMNDLTVPDLPVVLIVDPDTTYQTDMKQLLDQHAVQTGIALTVQKGIELLDSMNPALVIVDEQICEEAEETVCKEARDRILSESIPLVMTIHDGKAERIAELYDSGVPDVLVKPFDKRVFVSLIQNRIRMSRMVKAQITMDDLTGAYNRNAIERELIKLHKRHAAATLKGYSVAMIRTDYPETNKDPYDYQVNDLLSVKLVEAIMREKWKQDLIGMYKGKFVLLSPEGTEQDVKAVLDRAEDTFTALIDQDDALPSGMTFSAGVAEAGEEAEPPKKTIFHAEKALRLAKRRGGRTISLYSMESKQDQVNDEIVLIIVDDDRVVREMLTHHFTKRKVIAGRPLMVKTYPDGLSFVEGDWYEKDRQFIVLLDGIMPKMDGIEALQRVRNEYGQSNIVISMLTGRKGDREVARALSLGADDYMVKPFNVREVGARLDRLFERLNAL
- a CDS encoding chromate transporter; the protein is MIYWELFLAFLLPGILGYGGGPATIPLVEYEVVHRYEWMTSGEFAEMIALGNALPGPIATKMAGFVGFQEAGIMGAVVALGAMVIPSLILMILLISLLMKYKDSPKVKMLSSIVRPTIAVLLGVMTFRFIGDSLDESGWIQTVLIMGVSYVLLEIRKIHPAYVILFALFYGALFL
- a CDS encoding chromate transporter codes for the protein MTHKHLFFAFLRVGLLGYGGGPAAIPLVQKEVVENYKWMTDDEFSDMLAMGNTLPGPIATKLAGYVGYRVSGIPGMLNALAASVLPTVILMILLLATLSSFRDLGWVQGMTRGVIPVVAVLLGVLTWGFIEKSNKDLGWLKVTLLIVASVLLIQLAGVHPAIVIAALIIFVLTKPTGRKKEGEEA
- a CDS encoding gamma-glutamyltransferase family protein — its product is MMFDAQHNPYKAKRQVTYSKNGMVATSQPLAAEAGLTMLKKGGNAVDAAIATAACLTVTEPTSNGIGSDAFALVWIHDDKKLYGLNGSGPAPEALSIDVLKEKGITEEMPAFGWTPVTVPGTPAAWAELSRRFGKLPFKELFEPAIRHARDGYPLSPVLAFFWNNAAKRFKETLTSEEFSAWFETFAPGGEAPQAGDLWQSEGHAKTLEAIAKTDAKAFYSGELADRIDAASRAQGGYLRKEDLTSFQPEWVEPVSVNYKGYDVWEIPPNGQGMIALMALKTLQDDTFATRDTDQTFHYQIEAMKQAFTDGLHYITEPSDMTQNVSSMLSDSYARERRSEIKGEAMEPKPGDPSSSGTVYLAAADKDGNMVSFIQSNYMGFGSGVVVPGTGIALQNRGHNFSLDPTHDNALKPGKRTYHTIIPGFMTKGDEAVGPFGVMGGFMQPQGHMQMVMNTVDFKLNPQAALDAPRWQWLKGKSVQLEQTVPEHIVNGLLRRGHKVEIAAHDGAFGRGQIIWRDPKTGVLAGGTESRTDGAIAVY
- a CDS encoding SDR family NAD(P)-dependent oxidoreductase, which translates into the protein MKLRLQGKNVLVTGGSKGIGKGIAKAFVAEGANVAIVARGEEALRQAKEETPELVTMSADLMDREAREQVMDWFTDTLGTIDILINNAGGSSGSTSMETDVDLFRDALELNYLSAVHFSQMAASAMKEAGSGSIVNISSIFGRESGGKPTYNAAKAAMISFTKSFADELIKDGVRVNGVAPGSILHPTGNWQKRLDETPEKINQFVKDQIPAGRFGTVEEVADVVVFLASDRARWVSGATLNVDGGQSRSNF
- the mutY gene encoding A/G-specific adenine glycosylase; amino-acid sequence: MKQIQTTAFQHDLLTWYQADNRDLPWRKDQDPYKIWVSEIMLQQTRVETVIPYFNRFISLFPTPEALAEAAEEDVLKVWEGLGYYSRARNLQAAVKEVTADYGGKVPDTEKEIRSLRGIGPYTAGAILSIAYGKPVPAVDGNVMRVMSRLLTLYDDIAKPKARIQIENILRDLIPTEDAGDFNQALMELGATVCTPKNPQCLTCPVVSHCHARAEGVESLLPVKAKKKPPRTERWQTTVIVDADGRVLIQKRPETGLLANMWEFPMIESDEQSGEEALIDALTKRYSGIAVDHVTHTQQVRHVFSHIVWEMDVFLVRLKNRVSLSGDELMMPPEELTYYPFSVSHQKIIDGTIAEEVIGKRS